From one Perca fluviatilis chromosome 10, GENO_Pfluv_1.0, whole genome shotgun sequence genomic stretch:
- the nsdhl gene encoding sterol-4-alpha-carboxylate 3-dehydrogenase, decarboxylating translates to MATRVRPSNKRCAVIGGSGFLGRHLVEKLLDRGYSVSVFDIRQSYELSGVTFHQGDLCDKQALLPAMKDVSLVFHCASPAPASDDRGLFERVNIQGTRTVIQACIEAGVQKLVLTSSASVVFEGTDIKNGREDLPYAKKPIDYYTETKIEQEKLVLEACDKEKGFLTVAIRPHGIFGPRDPQLVPILVDTARRGKMKFIIGDGTNLVDFTFVENVVYGHILAAERLRSDSPICGKPYHITNDEPVRFWDFMSEVLVGLGYAAPRYHLPYTLVYGLALLLWLLALILRPLVSFKPTFTPMRVALAGTHHYYSCDRAKQDLGYKPVVSLKDGIARTVQSYPHLRQGA, encoded by the exons ATGGCCACGCGCGTTCGACCG AGTAATAAACGGTGTGCAGTCATCGGGGGGTCTGGTTTTCTGGGCAGACACTTGGTGGAGAAGCTGTTGGATCGAGGCtactctgtttctgtgtttgacATCCGTCAGAGCTACGAGCTGTCTGGTGTCACCTTCCACCAGGGAGACCTCTGCGACAAACAG GCTCTGCTGCCAGCTATGAAGGATGTGTCCCTGGTCTTCCACTGTGCCTCCCCGGCCCCTGCCAGCGATGACCGCGGGCTATTTGAGAGGGTCAACATTCAGGGCACACGCACCGTCATTCAGGCTTGCATCGAGGCTGGAGTACAG AAACTGGTCCTGACAAGCAGTGCCAGTGTGGTGTTTGAAGGCACAGACATTAAGAATGGGAGAGAGGATCTACCATACGCCAAGAAGCCCATCGACTATTACACAGAGACCAAGATTGAGCAAGAAAAG ctggTCCTCGAGGCCTGTGACAAGGAGAAGGGTTTCCTCACAGTTGCCATCCGGCCTCATGGCATCTTTGGCCCTCGGGACCCACAGCTGGTTCCTATCCTAGTGGACACTGCTCGCAGGGGCAAGATGAAGTTCATCATTGG TGATGGGACAAATCTGGTGGATTTCACCTTCGTGGAGAATGTAGTTTATGGCCACATCCTGGCTGCTGAACGCCTGAGGTCGGACTCCCCCATATGTGGAAAA CCGTACCACATCACCAATGATGAGCCAGTTAGATTCTGGGACTTCATGTCTGAGGTGTTGGTGGGTCTGGGATATGCTGCTCCCCGCTACCACCTGCCCTACACTCTTGTGTACGGACTGGCCCTGCTCCTCTGGCTGCTGGCCCTGATCCTGCGTCCTCTAGTGTCCTTTAAACCCACCTTTACACCAATGAGAGTGGCTCTGGCTGGAACCCACCACTACTACAGCTGTGACCGCGCCAAGCAGGACCTGGGCTACAAACCCGTAGTCAGTCTGAAGGATGGGATAGCGCGCACAGTGCAGAGCTACCCTCACCTCAGACAAGGGGCTTGA
- the cetn2 gene encoding caltractin gives MATSAKRPSLQGPVAPPRKKTTPKPELTEEQKQEIREAFELFDTDGSGFIDVKELKVAMRALGFEPKKEEIKKMIGDVDKDGTGKISFADFLSVMTQKMAEKDSKEEILKAFRLFDDDETGKISFKNLKRVAKELGENLTDEELQEMIDEADRDGDGEVNQQEFLRIMKKTCLY, from the exons ATG GCGACCAGTGCCAAGAGACCATCCCTGCAGGGTCCTGTGGCACCTCCTCGCAAGAAGACGACCCCCAAACCAGAGCTGACCGAGGAGCAGAAGCAGGAGATCAGGGAGGCCTTTGAGCTGTTTGACACCGATGGATCTGGATTCATCGATGTCAAGGAGCTCAAG GTTGCAATGAGAGCTCTGGGCTTTGAGCCAAAGAAAGAGGAGATCAAGAAGATGATTGGTGACGTGGATAAGGACGGCACAGGGAAAATCTCCTTCGCTGACTTCCTCTCTGTCATGACACAGAAAATG GCCGAGAAGGACTCCAAAGAGGAGATCCTGAAAGCTTTCCGCCTGTTTGATGACGACGAGACGGGCAAGATCTCGTTCAAGAATCTGAAGAGAGTAGCCAAAGAACTGGGAGAGAACCTCACAGATGAAGAGCTGCAG GAAATGATAGACGAAGCAGACAGGGATGGAGACGGAGAAGTGAACCAGCAGGAGTTCCTGCGCATTATGAAGAAAACCTGCCTCTACTGA
- the gcna gene encoding acidic repeat-containing protein, producing the protein MNDDTRKLFERVAEKMGWADEGGLDTAEKKLMSSIGRTRHAATSSHRSVDRSATPVQLVLSDSEDDPEKENQCSNGNDYRNKSLIDSSDEDFDQFLVERATPKAKPTSLKPWSSAKKNSSTVLVKSSDDDDGFETFLQRVKTPNVKPKKISVSGSEDSLKTFIVDDFSSDDDFIETKASFKVPKKSNTPAAQHPLRRPLAQCDSPVFFSDSDDDEDDNNIVVKSTWRIRHSKPKPPPKANKNALRCDDEDSSPSLPLPPIPSPFSLRPHKTLTSVASPKPTLSGPSKLDESASSEEEFTSLLERLKKKNKFTGTPFSLKGTHECNKEPPGSAPPGSAPPVNRLPKQVSKSLSETPLHVKTPGKSTILKPTVSQTESRHGPTSRVALCKTPGCFLQSLSNPGSSYSCKFKQNKEELTSRLYQLYNTSVFDSKLPINMSVTWNKKMRKTAGYCVTGQERGGGSRYARIELSEKVCDCADRLRDTLIHEMCHAATWLINGVRDGHGNFWKLYARKSTLAHPELPMVTRCHSYDIKYKFQYQCTRCKNTIGRHSKSLDTQKFVCAICTGQLVLLTPAKPRAPTPFANFVKENFGTVRQELAGQSHAEVMRKLSADFASKTKLSQS; encoded by the exons ATGAATGATGATACCCGCAAATTATTTGAAAGAGTTGCTGAAAAGATGGGCTGGGCTGATGAGGGAGGACTGGACACAGCTGAAAAAAAG CTGATGAGTTCAATTGGCAGAACTCGCCATGCTGCCACAAGCAGTCATCGATCTGTGGATCGGTCAGCCACTCCTGTCCAACTTGTCCTCTCTGACAGCGAAGATGATCCAGAGAAGGAGAACCAGTGCTCCAACGGCAACGATTACAGAAACAAGTCTTTGATCGATTCCAGTGATGAAGACTTTGACCAAT TTCTTGTGGAAAGGGCTACACCGAAAGCTAAACCTACCTCACTCAAACCATGGAGTTCTGCAAAGAAAAACAG TTCCACCGTTCTTGTAAAGAGCTCGGACGATGACGACGGTTTTGAGACAT TTCTGCAACGAGTGAAAACCCCTAATGTCAAGCCTAAGAAAATCTCAGTGAGTGGGAGTGAAGACAG CCTCAAAACCTTCATAGTGGATGACTTCTCATCAGATGATGACTTTATTGAGACAAAAGCATCTTTTAAAG TGCCGAAGAAGAGCAATACTCCCGCAGCCCAGCATCCACTGAGGAGACCACTGGCTCAATGCGACTCCCCAGTCTTTTTTAGtgacagtgatgatgatgaggatgataaTAATATTGTGGTCAAGAGCACTTGGAGGATTCGTCACTCAAAACCTAAGCCCCCGCCAAAGGCTAACAAGAATGCTCTGCGGTGTGACGACGAGGACAGCTCCCCATCACTGCCTTTGCCTCCCATCccttctcctttttctcttcGTCCCCACAAAACTCTAACTTCAGTGGCCTCTCCTAAACCCACCCTTTCAGGACCTTCTAAGCTGGATGAATCGGCCAGTTCTGAGGAGGAGTTCACATCCCTACTGGAgagactgaaaaagaaaaacaagttcacTGGCACTCCATTCTCACTTAAGGGCACCCACG AATGCAATAAGGAGCCCCCTGGGTCAGCTCCTCCTGGGTCAGCTCCTCCTGTAAACAGGCTCCCAAAACAAGTCTCTAAATCATTAAGCGAAACCCCTCTGCATGTGAAGACGCCAGGAAAATCCACCATCTTGAAGCCcacagtcagtcagacagagTCTAGACACGGCCCCACAAGCAG GGTAGCATTGTGTAAGACCCCGGGGTGCTTCTTGCAGTCTTTATCAAACCCTGGCTCCAGCTATAGCTGCAAATTTAAGCAGAACAAGGAAGAACTCACCagtagactttaccagctgTACAATACCAGTGTGTTTGACAGTAAG CTCCCCATCAATATGTCAGTGACTTGGAATAAGAAGATGCGGAAGACAGCCGGTTACTGTGTCACGGGGCAGGAGCGAGGTGGAGGGAGCCGCTACGCTCGCATTGAACTGTCGGAGAAAGTCTGTGATTGTGCAG ATCGTCTCAGGGACACACTGATTCATGAGATGTGTCACGCTGCAACCTGGTTGATTAACGGTGTAAGGGACGGCCACGGGAACTTCTGGAAGCTGTACGCTCGCAAGTCCACACTGGCGCATCCTGAGCTGCCCATGGTCACTCGCTGCCACAGCTACGACATCAAGTACAAATTCCAGTACCAATGCACCCGCTGCAAGAACAC GATCGGGCGTCATTCCAAGTCACTGGACACGCAAAAGTTTGTGTGTGCCATCTGCACAGGACAGCTCGTCTTACTGACGCCTGCCAAGCCGCGTGCTCCCACTCCTTTTGCCAACTTTGTCAAAGAGAATTTTGGGACTGTACGACAGGAGCTAGCAGGACAAAGCCATGCGGAAGTGATGCGTAAACTTAGTGCAGACTTTGCCTCCAAGACTAAACTAAGTCAAAGCTGA